The Funiculus sociatus GB2-C1 genome includes the window CAATATTCCCCAAGGCATCAACTACATTCGCTCGAATATAAGAGTATTCATGTTTTAGGGCTTTAATTAGGCTGGGAATTGCTTTCTCAGATTTCGTTAAGCACAAAAGCTGAAATTTGAGTAACTGAGGAATTTCTAACCCAGCCACTAAACCTACTGTTTGCCCCTGCCAATCTCGTTTTACCGCTCCCGCCAATCTTGCCCCCAGCCTCAAATCCACCTCTAAGGCTAACCTCACCACTCGCACTGCCTGCTCCTCATCCTCCACCAACTCCAGCATTAGTGCTAGGGGTTCTGTCCATTTCAGATAATTCAGATAGTCTCGTTTCAGTCTGTCGCCATCCTTAATCAGGTGCGGTAGCTGCTTGAACAAGCATTCTGCCGTGTAATATTCCTGAATCAGTTGGTGCCGAAACTCAATCTGATTATTTGCTCCCAGTTGAATCAGGTGATGGTTGAGTAAATCCTCCAGCCAACAGAGGACGCAATCCTCTGGATGAGCCACCTTACCTGCTAAAAATTCCGTCAGCACCGCTTCTGCTTCCTGCCTGGGAATGGCAACTTGCAACTCCGTTTTGGCTTTCCCAGAAGTCATCACCCAGGCTAACTGTTCCAATAGCCGAGGCAACCAACGGCGAGACTCCCCAGAAATTGGGATATCCTGTTTGAGTTTCTTGGTATAAATCTGAGTGAACCGACAAAACACCGAACCCAGGCTCGACGGTATTTTATTTCTGTTGTCTGCAAACACCGAACACAGCATCCATAACAGCAGAGGTGTTTCTCCCAACTCTCGCAACCGACTGCCCAACTGCCTCAACATCTGCTCTCCCTGCTGAGGCAGATAGGCGCAGACAAACTGCTGCATCTGCGCTTCACCCAGGGGTTGCATTTCCAGCTTCTTGGCAATGTCCAAGTCGCCCCCCAACCCCAAATCCCGCGTCGTGAAAATCATCGGCGTGGCAGCATTCGTCTGGCGAAAAGCCTTCAAATCCCGCCTAGCAGCTTCCGAGGGCAATTCATTGATGCCATCCACCAGCAGCAAAAATTGCTTGTCGAACAGCAGCCTTTCAATCTCGCAAGTGTTGAGAAACAATCCATGCTGTTTCAAGAAGTCCCGAATTAAGTCTAGGACGGAGGTTTGGTAGTAGCGCAATTCTACTAATACAGGGATGCGCGAATCCGCTAGGAAATTAATTTCCCGGCTGGCTTGGGCTTCTTCCAGCAATAACCGCGCCAGTGCCGTCGATTTCCCCAAACCAGGACGCCCCACCAACAACACATGATCTGCGGCATACTTCCGCAACCCTTCCAGCACCCCCAAACGCTCAGTTTTCTGCTGTGCTTCGCCGGGTTGTTCCTTGGCAGGTTGCACCGTCTCCACAATAAACTCAAGAAGTGGCGGTGATTCCACCTCAATTCGCTGGCGTCCGACTACATCCGTCAGCGTGTAGTCTTTCGACCATTGGGCGTATTTGTTGCAAAGGGCTTCTAGGTATGGCTTCCAGTCGATCATGCTGTGTGAAAATATAGCTTGGTTGAGGAGAATGCGATCGCCCCGATCCGTCTTTAATCAATTCGCTGGTTTAAACCTCTGGCAAAGATAGCGTGCTGCGTCTCTGGAAATAACCAGCAGGATATCGCCCCCGTAAAATTAGCCTCAAAGCATAGGTATAATTATGCTCAAATTGTATCAATTTTTCTCCTCTGGTAATTGTTACAAAATTCGTCTTTTATTGACACAACTAGAAATTCCCTTTGAGAGCGTAGAACTGAATATTCTCAAAGGTGAAAGTCGCACTCCAGAATTTTTAAGCAAAAATCCCAATGGGCGGATTCCAGTTTTAGAAACCCAATCAGGTCAATTTATTGCAGAATCTAACGCTATTCTGTTTTATCTGAGTGAAGGTACTAATTTTTTACCAAAAGACAATTTTGAAAGGGCAAAAGTGTTGCAATGGTTATTTTTTGAACAGTATAGCCACGAGCCTTTTATCGCTACCTCTAGATTTTGGATTTCTATTCTTGGCAAGGCAGAGGAATATCGGGATGCACTAAATCAAAAACGGGAACCTGGTTATGCAGCGTTAGATGTAATGGAAAGACATTTAACGAATCATACTTTTTTTGTAGGAGAACGTTACACTATTGCTGATATTGGATTGTTTGCTTATACTCATGTGGCTGATGAAGGCGGATTTGATTTGACAAAATTTCCGGCTATAAATGGTTGGATAGAAAGAGTTAAATCGCAACCTCGGCACATTAGTATTACGCATCTTAATTAGTAATTTCGGTAGTAAATCGCCCACAGGCTGGAAGTCTCGATGCTCCACAAACAAAGCCTACCAACCCAGTCCCAATTGAGTCCGCGCAGGCGGACTTCGTTTGTTTAGCCGCGATTTCCAATCGCCAGGTATTTTTACTGACATGCACCCTCGCGTTTTTTATCATTGGGCGACATATTTGAGCCAGAAATGAGTGTGAGGTCTGCCAACTTTGTGCCATTCTTTAAGTATGCGATCGCGTTCTCCGGCTCTTGCTAAAAATTCCAACCCAGCCGGGAAACCCAACACTTCTGCTTTCGCCAAATAATATTTACGCTGGCGGACAGCATAGCAGCCTTCCCAGCATTGCACTGCACCTTCATAATTCTTGGCGCGATAAAAGCAGGTTCCAGCACGATAAAGCATTTCTTGCGAGTCTTCTCCCAAGGCTTCTAGAACTTCGCCAAATCGTTGCCATTGGAGTCGGTGCAAGTTAGCTCCGCTGACTAAACTTCCAATTCCCTTAGCATACTCTTCTATCCCTGTTCTCCACTGGCGACTGTTGCGCGTACTCTCGTCTAACAGCTTATTCTTTATGCAGTTTTGAAGAAATTGGGTGAAGCTTTTTAGAGTATCAAGACTCGGCTGTCTTAGCATAAAAATGGCAAGTTGACGCTCCAATTCTTTACCCTTCGGGGGTTTGTCAAATTGCTGCACCAACTGTTTCCAGCACATCCCCTCTAAAAAGCACTCCCAAGCCTCATTTGCCATCCCAAGATCGAGAAAAGTTTGACCAGCTTCGGCAAATCTCTGTTCAAATTTTAGCGCCCTAGCTTCGCATATTTCTGCTTT containing:
- a CDS encoding glutathione S-transferase family protein; its protein translation is MLKLYQFFSSGNCYKIRLLLTQLEIPFESVELNILKGESRTPEFLSKNPNGRIPVLETQSGQFIAESNAILFYLSEGTNFLPKDNFERAKVLQWLFFEQYSHEPFIATSRFWISILGKAEEYRDALNQKREPGYAALDVMERHLTNHTFFVGERYTIADIGLFAYTHVADEGGFDLTKFPAINGWIERVKSQPRHISITHLN